A window of the Gossypium hirsutum isolate 1008001.06 chromosome A03, Gossypium_hirsutum_v2.1, whole genome shotgun sequence genome harbors these coding sequences:
- the LOC107886326 gene encoding uncharacterized protein, protein MSAGVSSPNFSSPAPWLQQVLAQLDLDGEPPNLKRYDLNILKPLSTGTSLGIAKSSCFLHCYCSGAKILDDESIETRKCAVKMILIKEVSINRKLGRQKPDT, encoded by the exons ATGTCTGCTGGTGTTTCTTCACCTAATTTCTCCTCTCCAGCTCCATGGCTGCAACAAGTTTTGGCTCAGCTTGATTTAGATGGAGAACCTCCAAATCTCAAG AGATATGATTTGAATATCCTAAAACCTTTATCAACTGGAACTTCCCTCGGAATTGCCAAGAGTAGCTGCTTTTTGCACTGTTATTGCAGTGGAGCAAAGATACTGGATGATGAGTCTATTGAAACAAG GAAATGTGCAGTGAAAATGATATTAATAAAAGAAGTTTCGATAAATAGGAAACTGGGGCGTCAAAAGCCAGATACGTGA